Genomic DNA from Erythrobacter aureus:
AAAGAGGACTGACACCCACCCTATTACTTCGCGCATGTCCGCCGAATAGCGGCGAGAAGTCGGAGCTTCACCAAGCACACCTGCAATCCAAAGACCACCCACCACGAAAAGCAGGGCGCCTCCAGCCAAAAGGAGGACACGCCATCGCGATGATCGTGCTGTAAAACGCTCCATCGGGGCTGTGATCTCTACCTCCGAAAGATCACATATTCGGATAATTCGGCCCGCCGCCGCCTTCGGGCGTGGTCCATTCGATGTTCTGGTTCGGGTCCTTGATGTCGCAGGTCTTGCAGTGGACGCAGTTCTGCGAGTTGATCTGGAACTTCGGCTCGCCCGTGTTTTCGTCGGTCAGCCATTCGTACACGCCTGCCGGGCAATAGCGGGTCGAGGGGCCGGCGAAGACCTCCAGCTCGCTTTGCTTCTGCAGTTCCATGTCCTGCACCTTGAGGTGAACCGGCTGGTCTTCGGCATGGTTGGTGTAGCTAAAGCTGACATTGGTCAGGCGGTCGAAGCTCAGCTTGCCGTCGGGCTTGGGATAGGCGATCGGCTTGAAAAGATCGGCCCGCTGCAGCATCTCGTGGTCGCGATGGTGCTTCATCGTGATCGGCAGGCCGATCTTGAGCGTGCGCATCCACATGTCGATGCCCGCGAGTACGGTGCCCAGATCCTCGCCCCATTTGGCGACGGCGGGCTGCGCATTCTTCACCTTCTTGAGCTCGTCGGCGATCCAGCTGTCGCGAACGGCGGCGTCGTAATCCATCAGCTCGGTATGCTCGTGGCCCGCAGCGATCGCAGCGGCCAGGCTTTCGGCCGCCAGCATCCCGCTTTTCATCGCGGTGTGGCTGCCCTTGATGCGCGGTACGTTAACGAAGCCCGCAGCGCAGCCGATGAGCGCGCCACCCGGGAAGGCGAGCTTGGGCACGGACTGCCAGCCGCCTTCGTTGATGACGCGCGCGCCATATGCCACGCGCTTGCCGCCTTCGAGAATCGCGGCGATCGCCGGGTGGTGCTTCCAGCGCTGGAATTCCTGATAGGGCGAGACATAAGGGTTGGCGTAATCGAGCGCGGTCACGAAACCCAATGCGACCTGGCCGTTGGCCTGGTGGTAGAGGAAGCCGCCGCCCCAGGTGCCGCTTTCGCTCAGCGGCCAGCCCTGCGTGTGGATCACACGGCCCGGCTCGTGCTTGGCGGGCTCGATGTCCCACAATTCCTTGATACCAAGGCCATAGACCTGCGGCTGGCAATCGGCCTCGAGGTCGTATTTCGCCTTCATCTTCTTGGTCAGATTGCCGCGCGCGCCCTCGGCGAAGAGGGTGTATTTCGCGTGGATTTCCATGCCCGGCTGGTAATCGCCCTTGTGCGATCCGTCCTCGGCGATGCCCATGTCCTGCGTTACGACACCGGTCACGGCGCCCGCATCGTTGAACAGCACTTCGGCGGCGGGAAAGCCCGGGAAGACCATCACGCCCAGCCCTTCGGCCTGTTCGCCCAGCCAGCGCGCGAGATTTCCCAGCGAGCCGGTATAGTTGCCGTCATTGCTCATGAAGGGGGGCAAAAGGAACTCGGGGAAATCCGAATGCCCGGCCTCGGTCAGTATCCAGTGGTGGTTTTCGGTCACCGGGGTTTCCGCCATCGGGCAGTCCATGGTGCGCCAGTCGGGCAGCAACTCGTTCAGCGCCTTGGGATCGACCACCGCGCCCGAGAGAATATGCGCGCCGATTTCGCTGCCCTTTTCGAGCACGACGACCTCGAGATCCTCGTTGATCTGCTTCAGCCGAATGGC
This window encodes:
- a CDS encoding electron transfer flavoprotein-ubiquinone oxidoreductase; its protein translation is MSERESMPCDVVIIGGGVAGLAAAIRLKQINEDLEVVVLEKGSEIGAHILSGAVVDPKALNELLPDWRTMDCPMAETPVTENHHWILTEAGHSDFPEFLLPPFMSNDGNYTGSLGNLARWLGEQAEGLGVMVFPGFPAAEVLFNDAGAVTGVVTQDMGIAEDGSHKGDYQPGMEIHAKYTLFAEGARGNLTKKMKAKYDLEADCQPQVYGLGIKELWDIEPAKHEPGRVIHTQGWPLSESGTWGGGFLYHQANGQVALGFVTALDYANPYVSPYQEFQRWKHHPAIAAILEGGKRVAYGARVINEGGWQSVPKLAFPGGALIGCAAGFVNVPRIKGSHTAMKSGMLAAESLAAAIAAGHEHTELMDYDAAVRDSWIADELKKVKNAQPAVAKWGEDLGTVLAGIDMWMRTLKIGLPITMKHHRDHEMLQRADLFKPIAYPKPDGKLSFDRLTNVSFSYTNHAEDQPVHLKVQDMELQKQSELEVFAGPSTRYCPAGVYEWLTDENTGEPKFQINSQNCVHCKTCDIKDPNQNIEWTTPEGGGGPNYPNM